The Ignavibacteriota bacterium genome includes the window CCGAAGCCGTCAAGCAGGGGATATCCCGCGCGCTCCCAGGAGCCGGGTACGGGTATGAAGTTCCATCCGTCCTCGCGCTCGTCGATGTACTTGCTGCGCCACACTTCGTCGTCGCCGGGCTTGAAAGCCGCGAGACCGCGCAGGTCTATCGACGTTGTGTCGCCGGGACCCGCCGCCCGCGCCGCCTGGCAGAGCAGCAGCAGGAAGCCGAGGATGGCGATCGAACGGCTCACAGCGCGCGGATGTAGTGTTCCAGCCAGAGGTGCAGCCGGCCCGCTGCCTCGCCCGCCACGCGTGTCACGTCGTCGTGCGCGGTGACGGTGGGCACGACGGCGCTTTTGTTGGTGATGCACGATATCGCAACGGTCCGGATTCCGCGCCGCGACGCGGCGACAATTTCGGGAACACTCGACATGCCAATGGCATCGACTCCGGCACCACGCAGAAATGCGATCTCCGCGCGGGTTTCATAGGAGGGTCCGGAGCAGTATCCGTAACAGCCCTCGCGCAACTGTATGCCCGCGTCGTTCGCGGCGGTGCGTGCGCGCGCGACACATCCGGCGTCGCCGTACCCGCGTGGATCGATGCCGCCCGCAGCGTCGAAGGCCGACAGTCCGCCTCCCATGCGCAGCGAGAGCGGGAGCACGAGGTAATCCGTCACAAGCATGAGGTCGCCCGTGTCGAGCAGGGGATGCACGCCGCCCGCGGCATTTGTGACAATCAGCTCCTGAACTCCCATTTCGGCGGCGATGAATGCGGGCAGCGCCGACGCGTCCGTGTGAAAACCCTCGAATACGTGCATGCGTCCGCGGAAGGCAAGCACGGTTTTTCCGCCGATGCGTCCGGCGGTGATGCGCCCCTCGTGCCCAGGCACGGTCGATGCGGGGTACCCCGGCAGATCCGAGGCCGCGATCGAGTGCTGCGCGTCGAGCGCGTCCGCCGCATCACCGAGGCCGGAACCGAACACGATGGCGGTATCGGCGCTGTCGACGAGCCGCTCGCGCAGCACAGCGGCTATGCCGCGCGCAATGTCGGCGGCGGATGTGGCGGCGTCCGACATCAGCCGCGCGAATCCGATGCGGGGACGACGTGTTCGAGATCGGTGGTGAAGCAACTCCGGCAGCGCGCCTCGTAGGCGCCCGCGGCCCCCACCAGCACACGCACGTCGCTCTTTGTCACGCGCTGCGTCCTGTTGGCGGGATTGCCGCACACC containing:
- a CDS encoding purine-nucleoside phosphorylase, with protein sequence MSDAATSAADIARGIAAVLRERLVDSADTAIVFGSGLGDAADALDAQHSIAASDLPGYPASTVPGHEGRITAGRIGGKTVLAFRGRMHVFEGFHTDASALPAFIAAEMGVQELIVTNAAGGVHPLLDTGDLMLVTDYLVLPLSLRMGGGLSAFDAAGGIDPRGYGDAGCVARARTAANDAGIQLREGCYGYCSGPSYETRAEIAFLRGAGVDAIGMSSVPEIVAASRRGIRTVAISCITNKSAVVPTVTAHDDVTRVAGEAAGRLHLWLEHYIRAL